A DNA window from Micromonospora sp. NBC_01739 contains the following coding sequences:
- the tyrS gene encoding tyrosine--tRNA ligase, whose protein sequence is MTDSNLPPAGRDSFLDDLRWRGLIQDSTDPDELRALLDGPAAVFYVGFDPTAPSLHVGHLMQVTTARRLQLAGHRPLLLVGGATGQIGDPKESAERTLNPPEVVAGWVQRIRDQLAPFVSYTGDNAAQLVNNLEWTGEMSVVEFLRDVGKHFPVNKMLAREVVRARLESGISFTEFSYQLLQANDFFELHRRHGCQLQFGGSDQWGNITAGVDYVRRRGAGPVQGFTTPLVTKSDGSKFGKTEGGAVWLDPEMTSPYAFYQFWINVDDRDVGRYLRYFSFRSREELEALEKETAERPASRAAQRALAEELTTLVHGEREMAQVVAASQALFGRGSLAELSPATLRAALTEAGLVRLDELPEVAVLLKESGLVPSMKEARRVITEGGAYVNNNRVTEVDAVVGPEDLLHGRYLVLRRGKRSFAGVELEVPGEVR, encoded by the coding sequence GTGACCGACAGCAACCTCCCGCCGGCCGGGCGGGACTCCTTCCTAGACGACCTGCGGTGGCGCGGCCTGATCCAGGACTCCACCGACCCCGACGAGCTGCGCGCACTGCTCGACGGCCCGGCGGCCGTCTTCTATGTGGGGTTCGACCCGACCGCGCCCAGCCTGCATGTCGGCCACCTGATGCAGGTGACCACGGCACGTCGTCTGCAACTGGCCGGACACCGCCCGTTGCTGCTGGTCGGCGGCGCGACCGGGCAGATCGGGGACCCGAAGGAGAGCGCCGAGCGCACCCTGAACCCGCCCGAGGTGGTGGCCGGCTGGGTGCAGCGCATCCGCGACCAGTTGGCGCCCTTCGTGTCGTACACCGGTGACAACGCGGCCCAGCTGGTCAACAACCTGGAGTGGACCGGCGAGATGTCGGTGGTGGAGTTCCTCCGGGACGTGGGAAAGCACTTCCCGGTCAACAAGATGCTGGCCCGGGAGGTGGTCCGGGCCCGGCTGGAGAGCGGCATCAGCTTCACCGAGTTCAGCTACCAGCTGCTCCAGGCCAACGACTTCTTCGAACTGCACCGCCGGCACGGCTGCCAACTCCAGTTCGGCGGCTCCGACCAGTGGGGCAACATCACCGCCGGGGTCGACTACGTCCGTCGTCGGGGCGCCGGACCGGTGCAGGGCTTCACCACCCCCCTGGTCACCAAGTCCGACGGCTCGAAGTTCGGTAAGACCGAGGGCGGGGCGGTCTGGCTAGACCCCGAGATGACCAGCCCGTACGCCTTCTACCAGTTCTGGATCAACGTCGACGATCGGGACGTGGGGCGCTACCTGCGCTACTTCAGCTTCCGCTCCCGGGAGGAACTCGAAGCGCTGGAGAAGGAGACCGCGGAACGGCCGGCCTCCCGTGCCGCCCAGCGTGCCCTGGCCGAGGAACTCACCACCCTGGTGCACGGTGAGCGGGAGATGGCCCAGGTGGTCGCCGCCAGTCAGGCCCTGTTCGGTCGTGGCTCCCTGGCGGAGCTGTCGCCAGCCACCCTGCGCGCCGCCCTCACCGAAGCCGGCCTGGTACGCCTGGACGAGTTGCCGGAGGTGGCCGTCCTGCTCAAGGAGTCCGGCCTGGTGCCCAGCATGAAGGAGGCCCGCCGGGTGATCACCGAGGGTGGCGCCTACGTCAACAACAACCGGGTGACCGAGGTCGACGCCGTGGTCGGGCCGGAGGACCTGCTGCACGGCCGGTACCTGGTGTTGCGTCGGGGCAAGCGGTCCTTCGCCGGGGTGGAGCTGGAGGTTCCCGGCGAGGTCCGGTGA
- a CDS encoding universal stress protein, with protein MNSKTAPVVVGVDGSEMALHAVRAAAREAAYRQLPLRVVHAFIWPLMRVPLGPAPGAPADAGLRNQAEQFVTEAVAEATKIGPEVSVTGAVVHGAAPAVMLAESEDAALLVLGSRGLGGFAGLLLGSVAVQLSARATCPVLVVRGEQRADGPVVVGVDGSPASDEAVGFAFEEAARRDTELVAVHSWLYPTPAGPGDILPLVYDLDAFQKQEEQVLAEAVARWSPRYPKVPVRQSLVRGSPARALVEQSRGAQLVVVGARGRGALAGLLLGSVSHAVLHHADAPVVVIREPRTVEGS; from the coding sequence ATGAACAGCAAGACCGCCCCCGTCGTGGTGGGTGTGGACGGTTCCGAGATGGCCCTGCACGCGGTACGCGCCGCCGCCCGGGAGGCCGCGTACCGGCAGCTGCCGCTGCGGGTCGTACACGCCTTCATCTGGCCGTTGATGCGGGTGCCGTTGGGTCCCGCGCCGGGAGCGCCGGCCGACGCCGGCCTGCGTAACCAGGCCGAGCAGTTCGTGACCGAGGCGGTGGCCGAAGCTACCAAGATCGGCCCGGAGGTCTCCGTCACCGGCGCGGTGGTGCACGGCGCGGCACCGGCGGTCATGCTGGCCGAGTCCGAGGACGCCGCCCTGCTGGTGCTCGGCAGCCGGGGCCTGGGTGGGTTCGCCGGGCTGCTGCTCGGCTCGGTGGCCGTGCAGCTCAGTGCCCGGGCCACCTGCCCGGTGCTGGTGGTCCGGGGTGAGCAGCGCGCCGACGGGCCGGTGGTCGTCGGGGTCGACGGCTCCCCCGCCTCCGACGAGGCGGTCGGGTTCGCGTTCGAGGAGGCCGCCCGGCGCGACACCGAACTGGTGGCCGTGCACTCCTGGCTCTACCCGACGCCGGCCGGTCCGGGCGACATCCTGCCGCTGGTCTACGACCTGGACGCCTTCCAGAAGCAGGAGGAGCAGGTCCTCGCCGAGGCCGTGGCGCGCTGGTCGCCGCGGTACCCGAAGGTGCCGGTGCGGCAGTCGCTGGTGCGGGGCTCCCCCGCCCGGGCGCTGGTGGAGCAGTCCCGTGGGGCCCAACTGGTGGTCGTCGGGGCGCGGGGACGCGGGGCCCTGGCCGGGTTGCTGCTGGGCTCGGTCAGTCACGCGGTGCTGCACCATGCGGACGCACCGGTGGTGGTCATCCGCGAACCGCGTACCGTCGAAGGATCCTGA
- a CDS encoding universal stress protein, producing the protein MNRPVVVGVDGSPPSLVAAEHAAQEAVWRSRPLHLVHGYLHPLGYGVPINPYEVGLPAPSEDGRKMLEQTATELVDRWPSLTVEVRQVAGGPGATLVEESRRAELVVVGSRGLGGFAGLLLGSVGTQVAAHGHCPVLVVRPPDRPLPTDGPVVVGIDGSESAELAVGHGAEEAVRRGGTLVLMHISGERDIDGEHLLATAAAATRGSHPGLTVEERVVTGRKPDEALIEASEQAALVVVGSRGRGGFAGLLLGSVSQALVQHARCPVLVAHPHAADHVV; encoded by the coding sequence ATGAACCGACCTGTCGTAGTGGGGGTGGACGGCTCCCCGCCTAGCCTGGTCGCCGCCGAGCACGCGGCCCAGGAGGCGGTGTGGCGGTCCCGTCCGCTGCACCTGGTGCACGGCTACCTGCACCCACTCGGCTACGGGGTGCCGATCAACCCCTACGAGGTGGGTCTGCCGGCGCCCTCGGAGGACGGGCGGAAGATGCTCGAACAGACCGCCACCGAACTGGTCGACCGGTGGCCCTCGCTGACCGTAGAGGTGCGGCAGGTCGCCGGTGGGCCCGGTGCCACCCTGGTCGAGGAGTCCCGTCGGGCCGAACTGGTAGTGGTGGGCAGTCGGGGTCTGGGCGGCTTCGCCGGCCTGCTGCTCGGCTCAGTCGGCACCCAGGTGGCCGCGCACGGGCACTGCCCGGTGCTGGTGGTCCGGCCACCGGACCGGCCACTGCCGACCGACGGACCGGTGGTCGTCGGGATCGACGGCTCCGAGTCGGCCGAACTCGCCGTCGGGCACGGCGCCGAGGAGGCGGTCCGACGCGGGGGCACCCTGGTGTTGATGCACATCAGCGGGGAGCGGGACATCGACGGGGAACACCTGCTGGCCACCGCCGCGGCGGCCACCCGAGGCAGTCACCCCGGGCTGACCGTAGAGGAACGGGTGGTCACCGGCCGGAAGCCCGACGAGGCGCTCATCGAGGCCTCCGAGCAGGCCGCGCTGGTGGTGGTCGGGTCCCGGGGTCGGGGCGGCTTCGCCGGCCTGCTGCTCGGCTCGGTCAGCCAGGCGTTGGTGCAACACGCCCGCTGCCCGGTGCTCGTCGCCCACCCGCACGCCGCCGACCACGTGGTCTGA
- a CDS encoding PaaI family thioesterase has protein sequence MEMSQLSTGFFALLGLEYGEVSGDRVTVRWRVRPELLQPYGIQHGGVYCSVVETAASVGAGLWLGERGRVVGVSNQTDFLRSVGDGELTAVATPVHRGRTQQLWQVEITDATDRLVARGQVRLQNLYPDS, from the coding sequence ATGGAGATGTCCCAGCTCTCTACCGGGTTCTTCGCCCTGCTCGGCTTGGAGTACGGCGAGGTCAGCGGGGACCGGGTGACGGTCCGTTGGCGGGTACGCCCGGAGCTGCTCCAGCCGTACGGCATCCAGCATGGTGGGGTCTACTGCTCGGTGGTGGAGACGGCGGCCAGTGTGGGTGCCGGTCTCTGGTTGGGCGAGCGCGGCCGGGTGGTCGGGGTGTCCAACCAGACGGACTTCCTGCGGTCCGTCGGCGACGGGGAGTTGACCGCGGTCGCCACTCCGGTGCACCGGGGGCGTACCCAGCAGTTGTGGCAGGTGGAGATCACCGACGCCACGGATCGGCTGGTCGCCCGGGGACAGGTCCGCCTGCAGAACCTCTACCCCGACAGCTGA
- a CDS encoding cation-translocating P-type ATPase, whose translation MSTDTVTRPVTPGGLSSAEAAQRLRRDGPNSTEAPPRRHLTVRVLRQLTDPLVALLLAAAVVTTVLRDYPDTAVILLVVAVNTIIGVVQEVRADRAIAALDQLAAPTARVLRDGRDLVLPAADLVRGDLVRIEAGDVVPADLLLEETSRLRLDESALTGESMPVARDIGEEASAGTVVTVGRATGTVVRTGAASALGRIASLAATTRPGPTPLQRRLSALGRVLGLVAVLLSGLVFVLGVLGGRPVVEMAVTAVSLVVAAVPESLPAVVTLALALGARRMATARAIPRRLHAVESLGSVTVIASDKTGTLTEGRMAVQQARTAEGGRFEVTGTGYAPHGMIQRDGDRVAVTDELRRLARAGLLCNDATLAAPDEQRPDWGAVGDPLEAALVTFAARCGLEPQTTRRAWPRVAEHPFDQELRRMTTVHRSCDNRYLVVCKGAPESVLAAPLVDADAEELAELAAAAAELAGAGLRVLALAAALVDTPPTDPAHPVGLQVVGLVGVGDPLRAGAPEIAGSFTEAGVRLVLITGDHPATAAAIAGQLGVWDPGDPVVRGDDGDPAEADPAARVFARTRPEQKLDIVAAMQARGHVVAMTGDGVNDAPALRRADIGVAMGSGTEVARQAADLVLVDDDLSTVATAIGEGRRIYDNIRRFLRYALSGGVAEIVVMLLGPLFGLAVPLLPAQILWINLLTHGLPGVALGAEPAEPGTLGRAPRSPQESVLGAGLGRHILVAGALISAVTLGAGVLAAHWERPWQSVVFVVLGLAQLGVALAVRAPRPPGARRGNPALPLAVAVSALLQVAGVLVAPLRDLLGTRPLGAVDLLACAVVSVLPGLVLRLTMMTRRGR comes from the coding sequence GTGAGCACTGACACCGTCACCCGACCGGTGACCCCCGGCGGGCTCAGTTCCGCCGAGGCCGCGCAGCGGTTGCGCCGGGACGGGCCGAACAGCACCGAGGCGCCACCCCGCCGGCACCTGACCGTACGGGTCCTGCGGCAGTTGACCGACCCCCTGGTCGCCCTGCTGCTGGCCGCCGCCGTGGTCACCACCGTCCTGCGGGACTACCCCGACACCGCGGTGATCCTGCTCGTGGTCGCGGTCAACACGATCATCGGGGTGGTGCAGGAGGTACGCGCCGACCGGGCCATCGCCGCCCTGGACCAACTGGCCGCGCCGACCGCCCGGGTGCTGCGCGACGGCCGGGACCTGGTGCTGCCCGCCGCCGACCTGGTCCGGGGTGACCTGGTCCGGATCGAGGCCGGTGACGTGGTCCCGGCCGACCTGCTGCTGGAGGAGACCAGCCGGCTGCGGCTGGACGAGTCCGCCCTCACCGGCGAGTCGATGCCGGTGGCCCGGGACATCGGCGAGGAGGCCAGCGCCGGCACGGTGGTCACCGTGGGACGGGCCACCGGCACGGTGGTCCGCACCGGAGCGGCCAGCGCCCTGGGCCGGATCGCCAGTCTGGCGGCCACCACCCGACCGGGCCCTACTCCCCTGCAACGGCGGCTGTCGGCCCTGGGGCGGGTCCTGGGTCTGGTCGCCGTCCTGCTCTCCGGGCTGGTCTTCGTCCTCGGGGTACTCGGTGGGCGGCCGGTGGTGGAGATGGCCGTCACCGCGGTGAGCCTGGTGGTGGCGGCGGTTCCGGAGTCACTGCCTGCGGTGGTCACCCTGGCCCTGGCGCTCGGTGCCCGGCGGATGGCCACCGCTCGGGCCATCCCCCGTCGGCTGCACGCCGTGGAGAGCCTCGGTTCGGTCACCGTGATCGCCTCGGACAAGACCGGCACCCTCACCGAGGGGCGGATGGCCGTGCAGCAGGCCCGTACCGCCGAGGGGGGCCGCTTCGAGGTCACCGGCACCGGGTACGCCCCGCACGGCATGATCCAGCGGGACGGGGATCGGGTGGCGGTCACCGACGAGTTGCGCCGGCTGGCCCGGGCCGGGCTGCTGTGCAACGACGCGACGCTGGCCGCACCGGATGAGCAGCGACCGGACTGGGGTGCGGTCGGTGACCCGTTGGAGGCGGCCCTGGTGACCTTCGCGGCCCGCTGCGGCCTGGAACCGCAGACCACCCGCCGGGCCTGGCCCCGGGTCGCCGAGCACCCCTTCGACCAGGAGCTGCGCCGGATGACCACGGTGCACCGGTCCTGCGACAACCGATACCTGGTGGTGTGCAAGGGGGCGCCGGAGAGTGTGCTGGCCGCGCCGCTGGTCGACGCCGACGCCGAGGAACTGGCCGAGCTGGCCGCCGCGGCGGCCGAGTTGGCGGGGGCGGGGCTGCGGGTGCTCGCCCTGGCGGCGGCGCTGGTGGACACCCCGCCGACCGATCCCGCCCACCCGGTCGGGCTTCAGGTGGTCGGACTGGTCGGGGTCGGTGACCCGCTGCGGGCCGGGGCGCCGGAGATCGCGGGCAGCTTCACCGAGGCCGGGGTGCGGCTGGTGCTGATCACCGGGGACCATCCGGCGACCGCGGCGGCCATCGCCGGGCAGCTCGGCGTCTGGGACCCCGGGGACCCGGTGGTACGCGGGGACGACGGTGATCCGGCCGAGGCGGACCCGGCGGCGCGGGTGTTCGCCCGTACCCGCCCGGAGCAGAAGCTCGACATCGTCGCCGCGATGCAGGCCCGAGGGCATGTGGTGGCGATGACCGGCGACGGGGTCAACGACGCACCCGCCCTGCGCCGCGCCGACATCGGGGTGGCCATGGGCAGCGGCACCGAGGTGGCTCGGCAGGCCGCCGACCTGGTGCTGGTCGACGACGACCTGTCGACCGTGGCGACCGCGATCGGCGAGGGACGGCGGATCTACGACAACATCCGGCGGTTCCTGCGCTACGCCCTCTCCGGTGGGGTGGCCGAGATCGTGGTGATGCTGCTGGGTCCGCTGTTCGGGTTGGCCGTACCGCTGCTGCCGGCGCAGATCCTCTGGATCAACCTGCTCACCCACGGGCTGCCGGGGGTGGCCCTGGGCGCCGAGCCGGCGGAACCGGGCACCCTGGGTCGGGCACCCCGCTCACCGCAGGAATCGGTGCTCGGGGCGGGGCTGGGCCGACACATCCTGGTCGCTGGAGCGTTGATCTCGGCAGTGACCCTCGGGGCGGGCGTACTCGCCGCACACTGGGAACGGCCCTGGCAGTCGGTCGTCTTCGTGGTGCTGGGTCTGGCCCAGCTCGGGGTCGCCCTGGCGGTCCGCGCGCCACGGCCACCCGGCGCACGGCGGGGCAACCCGGCGCTGCCGCTGGCCGTGGCGGTCTCCGCGCTGCTGCAGGTCGCCGGGGTGCTGGTGGCACCGCTGCGGGACCTGCTGGGCACCCGACCGCTGGGGGCCGTGGACCTGCTCGCCTGCGCGGTGGTGAGCGTGCTGCCCGGTCTGGTGCTCCGGCTGACGATGATGACTCGTCGGGGTCGGTGA
- a CDS encoding NRAMP family divalent metal transporter — MKKLLAATLGILSAVGGFVDIGDLVAAGQAGARFGMSHAWVLLLGVIAICAYAEMAGRIAAVTGRAVFDLVRERLGARMALVNLVASYLVTVITLAAELGGVALALQLASGVPYLLWVPVAGAAVWLVLWRVRFPVMERLFGLAGLTLVVFAVALFWLPTDWAALGRGAVSIDDGGQGWGAYWFVAVALFASTVSPYEVFFFSSGGVEERWSSADLADARFSVLVGFPIGGFLALSLIATATVVLRPAGLTVSDLGEVAHPVVLAFGGVGLAIAALAFFAVTFGAALETGLSAAYAAAQYFGWQWGKRVNPREAARFHTVLLVSVLLGVLLLLTRIDPVTLTEYMLIISAVALPLTYLPILVVANDRTYLGDRVNGRWLNVLGAVLLLIIVAAAIAAIPVAVGTRMGQ; from the coding sequence GTGAAGAAGCTGCTCGCGGCCACCCTCGGCATCCTCTCCGCGGTCGGTGGCTTCGTCGACATCGGTGACCTGGTGGCCGCCGGTCAGGCCGGGGCACGCTTCGGCATGTCGCACGCCTGGGTGCTGCTGCTCGGGGTGATCGCCATCTGCGCGTACGCCGAGATGGCCGGACGGATCGCGGCGGTGACCGGCCGGGCGGTGTTCGACCTGGTACGGGAGCGGCTCGGGGCCCGGATGGCCCTGGTCAACCTGGTGGCCTCGTACCTGGTCACGGTGATCACCCTGGCCGCCGAGCTGGGCGGGGTGGCGTTGGCGTTGCAACTGGCCAGCGGGGTGCCGTACCTGCTCTGGGTGCCGGTCGCCGGGGCGGCGGTGTGGCTGGTGCTGTGGCGGGTGCGTTTCCCGGTGATGGAGCGGCTGTTCGGGCTGGCCGGGCTGACCCTGGTGGTCTTCGCGGTGGCGCTGTTCTGGTTGCCGACCGACTGGGCGGCCCTCGGGCGGGGGGCGGTGAGCATCGACGACGGCGGCCAGGGCTGGGGGGCGTACTGGTTCGTCGCGGTGGCGTTGTTCGCCTCCACGGTCAGCCCGTACGAGGTGTTCTTCTTCTCCTCCGGCGGGGTGGAGGAGCGGTGGAGTTCGGCGGACCTGGCCGATGCCCGGTTCAGTGTGCTCGTCGGTTTCCCGATCGGCGGGTTCCTCGCCCTGTCGTTGATCGCCACCGCCACGGTGGTGCTACGGCCCGCCGGACTGACGGTCTCCGACCTCGGCGAGGTGGCCCACCCGGTGGTGCTGGCCTTCGGCGGGGTGGGGCTGGCGATCGCGGCCCTGGCCTTCTTCGCGGTCACCTTCGGGGCCGCCCTGGAGACCGGGCTGTCGGCCGCGTACGCCGCCGCGCAGTACTTCGGCTGGCAGTGGGGTAAGCGGGTGAACCCGCGCGAGGCGGCCCGGTTCCACACCGTGCTGCTGGTCAGTGTGCTGCTGGGGGTGTTGCTGCTGCTCACCCGGATCGATCCGGTGACCCTGACCGAGTACATGTTGATCATCAGTGCGGTGGCCCTGCCGCTGACCTACCTGCCGATCCTGGTGGTGGCCAACGACCGCACCTACCTGGGCGACCGGGTCAACGGGCGGTGGCTCAACGTCCTGGGCGCGGTCCTGCTGCTGATCATCGTGGCTGCGGCGATCGCCGCCATCCCGGTGGCCGTCGGGACCAGAATGGGGCAGTGA
- a CDS encoding GNAT family N-acetyltransferase produces the protein MSDDLRLRAVAEDDLPEFYAHQLDPEAARMAAFGAADPADPRAFAAHWVHILTDPENLAWTVTVDDAVVGHVLAFPAEGRTEVSYWIDPTRWGRGYATRALAALLREVTRRPLYARTATDNIASLTVLRRCGFVVRATERAYAPGRGEEIDEYLLELPA, from the coding sequence ATGAGCGACGACTTACGGCTGCGTGCCGTCGCCGAGGACGACCTGCCGGAGTTCTACGCCCACCAACTGGACCCCGAGGCCGCCCGGATGGCCGCCTTCGGCGCCGCCGACCCGGCCGACCCCCGGGCCTTCGCCGCACACTGGGTCCACATCCTGACCGACCCGGAGAATCTGGCCTGGACGGTGACGGTCGACGACGCGGTGGTCGGGCATGTGCTGGCCTTCCCCGCCGAGGGACGCACCGAGGTCAGCTACTGGATCGACCCCACCCGGTGGGGCCGGGGGTACGCCACCCGGGCCCTGGCCGCGCTGCTGCGCGAGGTGACCCGCCGCCCCCTGTACGCGCGGACCGCGACGGACAACATCGCCTCGCTGACCGTGCTGCGTCGCTGCGGGTTCGTCGTCCGGGCCACCGAGCGGGCGTACGCCCCCGGCCGGGGCGAGGAGATCGACGAGTACCTGCTGGAGTTGCCGGCCTGA
- a CDS encoding PRC-barrel domain-containing protein: MRAGELLGRTAYDEQGRRLGRVVDLVVRGTPGGPLRLTDLVVTRHWYGRLSGRLIGPERHPSGPWAIRALARLLNRSTVQVPVHRLRFDPPVPGLPVDPAPR, translated from the coding sequence GTGCGGGCGGGTGAGCTGCTGGGCCGCACCGCGTACGACGAGCAGGGCCGACGGTTGGGTCGGGTGGTGGACCTGGTGGTGCGGGGTACCCCGGGTGGGCCGCTGCGGTTGACCGACCTGGTGGTGACCCGCCACTGGTACGGCCGGCTCAGCGGTCGGTTGATCGGCCCGGAACGGCACCCCTCCGGGCCCTGGGCGATCCGGGCGCTCGCCCGGCTGCTGAACCGCAGCACCGTGCAGGTGCCGGTGCACCGACTCAGGTTCGATCCGCCGGTGCCAGGTCTTCCTGTGGATCCCGCGCCCCGCTGA
- a CDS encoding Replicase polyprotein 1ab, with the protein MARHLVATGQLIDEDPAQALAHALAARRLASRISAVREAVGLAAYHAGEWQTAIAELRTYHRMSGLQSHLAVIADCERALGRPERAIDLFRGADQEKLDRAVAIELLIVAAGARGDLGQRDAAVAMLQVPELTTDTPQPWTARLRYAYADALLAGGRRVEAREWFARAAEVDADAETDAAERLLELDGVVIEGDDEDEAAEELAADPAAPGAVPAEPDADLTEAATELAESTGDDAAVDSAAGDVADDNDDVAGEAAGDGVTGDGAVETAGDEVTGEVDAAENGPVGEATVAVDAVEESAGEGADEGRVADGVAQPAAESGPVDGGERPEEGGSAESEAQRR; encoded by the coding sequence GTGGCTCGCCACCTCGTGGCGACCGGGCAGCTGATCGACGAGGACCCGGCACAGGCTCTGGCCCATGCCCTGGCCGCGCGCCGCCTGGCGTCGCGGATCTCGGCGGTCCGGGAGGCGGTCGGACTGGCCGCGTACCACGCCGGCGAGTGGCAGACCGCGATCGCGGAGCTGCGGACGTACCACCGGATGAGTGGTCTGCAGAGTCACCTGGCGGTCATCGCGGACTGTGAGCGGGCCCTGGGGCGGCCGGAGCGGGCGATCGACCTGTTCCGGGGCGCCGACCAGGAGAAGCTGGACCGGGCCGTCGCGATCGAACTGCTGATCGTGGCCGCTGGTGCCCGAGGTGACCTCGGTCAGCGAGACGCGGCCGTGGCCATGCTCCAGGTACCGGAGTTGACCACCGACACCCCGCAGCCGTGGACGGCGCGGCTGCGGTACGCGTACGCCGACGCTCTGCTGGCCGGCGGACGGCGGGTGGAGGCCCGGGAATGGTTCGCCCGTGCGGCGGAGGTCGACGCCGACGCCGAGACCGACGCGGCGGAGCGGCTGCTCGAACTCGACGGCGTGGTCATCGAGGGTGACGACGAGGACGAGGCGGCCGAGGAACTGGCCGCCGATCCCGCTGCCCCGGGAGCTGTCCCGGCCGAGCCGGATGCCGACCTCACCGAGGCCGCCACCGAGTTGGCCGAATCGACCGGGGACGACGCCGCTGTCGACAGTGCGGCCGGCGACGTCGCGGACGACAACGACGACGTGGCCGGCGAGGCTGCAGGTGACGGCGTGACCGGCGACGGTGCCGTCGAGACTGCGGGCGACGAGGTGACCGGCGAGGTCGACGCGGCCGAGAACGGCCCGGTCGGCGAGGCCACGGTCGCGGTCGACGCGGTCGAGGAGTCGGCTGGCGAGGGCGCTGACGAGGGCCGGGTCGCCGACGGGGTGGCACAGCCTGCGGCTGAGTCGGGCCCGGTCGACGGTGGCGAGCGGCCCGAGGAGGGCGGCTCCGCGGAGTCGGAGGCACAGCGGCGATGA
- a CDS encoding hemolysin family protein codes for MHSYWIQLALVAVLIIINAIFAGSELALVSLRDSQIQRLARTGRAGEVLARLARDPNRFLATIQIGITLAGFLASAAAAVSLARPLTPLLQVFGRAAEPMAIVLVTLALTFVTLVFGELAPKRIAMQIPERWALLVARPLDLLAALTRPAVWLLGATSDLVVRLVGLNPKPERDEISPDELRDIVAGNHGFTKEQQTIIAGAVEIADRKLRAVLVPRLRVFCLDSGTTAEAARLVLAASGHSRAPVVRHGGLDETVGVIHLRDLVGVRDDQPVDECVRPPMLLPDSVSVVDALRQFKAERQHMALVVDERGAVEGIVTLEDVLEEIVGEIYDETDRDIREVRTDDDGALLLSGTFPIHDLPDIGVELPARPEGDYTTVAGLVLAGLGRIPTVGEHLTVDGWRLEVTQVDDRAITGVRLCRPAEPAPDAEPTDQQEADQQAADQEALEQEEADQQAVSGARDPQEDLAPADRT; via the coding sequence GTGCACAGCTACTGGATTCAGCTGGCCCTGGTCGCGGTCCTGATCATCATCAACGCGATCTTCGCCGGGAGTGAGCTGGCTCTGGTGTCGCTGCGCGACAGCCAGATCCAGCGGCTGGCCCGCACCGGCCGCGCCGGAGAGGTACTGGCCCGGCTGGCCCGCGACCCCAACCGATTCCTGGCCACCATCCAGATCGGCATCACCCTGGCCGGCTTCCTGGCCTCGGCGGCGGCGGCGGTGTCGCTGGCCCGGCCCCTGACGCCGTTGTTGCAGGTGTTCGGCCGAGCCGCCGAACCGATGGCCATCGTGCTGGTCACCCTGGCCCTGACCTTCGTCACCCTGGTCTTCGGGGAACTCGCCCCGAAACGGATCGCGATGCAGATCCCGGAGCGCTGGGCCCTGCTCGTCGCCCGCCCCCTGGACCTGCTCGCCGCCCTCACCCGCCCGGCGGTGTGGCTGCTGGGCGCCACCAGCGACCTGGTGGTCCGGCTGGTCGGGCTGAACCCGAAACCCGAGCGGGACGAGATCAGCCCGGACGAACTACGCGACATCGTCGCCGGCAACCACGGCTTCACCAAGGAGCAGCAGACCATCATCGCCGGGGCGGTGGAGATCGCCGACCGGAAGCTGCGCGCCGTACTGGTGCCCCGGCTGCGGGTCTTCTGCCTGGACAGCGGCACCACCGCCGAGGCGGCCCGGCTGGTGCTGGCCGCCTCCGGGCACTCCCGGGCCCCGGTGGTCCGCCACGGCGGCCTGGACGAGACCGTCGGGGTCATCCACCTGCGGGACCTGGTCGGGGTCCGCGACGACCAGCCGGTCGACGAGTGCGTACGCCCACCGATGCTGCTGCCGGACTCCGTCTCGGTGGTCGACGCCCTGCGTCAGTTCAAGGCGGAACGCCAGCACATGGCGCTGGTGGTGGACGAACGGGGTGCCGTCGAGGGCATCGTCACCCTGGAGGACGTCCTGGAGGAGATCGTCGGGGAGATCTACGACGAGACCGACCGGGACATCCGCGAGGTACGCACCGACGACGACGGCGCCCTGCTGCTGTCCGGCACCTTCCCGATCCACGACCTGCCGGACATCGGGGTGGAACTGCCCGCCCGACCGGAGGGCGACTACACCACGGTCGCCGGCCTGGTCCTCGCCGGCCTGGGCCGGATCCCCACCGTCGGCGAACACCTCACGGTCGACGGGTGGCGCCTGGAGGTCACCCAGGTCGACGACCGGGCCATCACCGGGGTACGGCTGTGCCGCCCCGCCGAACCCGCACCGGACGCCGAGCCGACCGACCAGCAGGAAGCCGACCAGCAGGCGGCTGACCAGGAGGCGCTTGAACAGGAGGAGGCTGACCAGCAGGCGGTCAGCGGGGCGCGGGATCCACAGGAAGACCTGGCACCGGCGGATCGAACCTGA